The following DNA comes from Nymphalis io chromosome 12, ilAglIoxx1.1, whole genome shotgun sequence.
TTTCATCATAAGTACAAAATGATAACCAACAATATTTAGAAAACCGTAACATCTATGTGAAAAACAAAATGCGTATGAAATGTGTATCTTCTCAGATGCTTAATAAAGGAATGTGAAGGACAAGGAAGCAACTTCAACAGCACCACAATACAGGAACTGCTACCAGAAGACCAATGTCGCCGTTATGAGCCCGTGTCACCTGATCAGCTAAGCTGCGCGCGAGAAGATTACCTGAACACAACCGCTTCGTGCAAGTCGTTCCTGTACGAGAACATGGACACTATCTATGCAGAGGTGGGGCAACATCAATATCACATGAGGTTCATTGTCTGCACACTTTTAATTGCCATGTTATAAAACCACTACCACTATTTTTTCTCGACTGCTCAAAAAAGTAGTGTAATGTTTTTAGGgttaatgtatgtatacatacacaCTACAATACTGGCATAgacaattacatacatacatttattttaaaatttttactctTCAGTTCATAAAGGATAGTCgtgtttttaattgaataaataaaacatgatcTTTTACTAGTGTTTCGTTTAGTTCGtggaagataaatatattatatttattagtttaccaacaaaatacacattgaAAAATTACAGAATtgtcaacaaaaaaaagttatgaatcTTATACctataaaaaagaacaatataaTGTTTCTGCAAAGTATTGTACCTGCTCAATACTTGTCTCAGTTCGGTCTGGCGTGCAATGAATGGCAGCGGACGCTGGTGGGAACGGTGCGGAACGCTGCGCTGCCGTTTGCGTTAATTTTTACTGGATACTTATCGGACGGGTAGGGcgatagtttaaattaatatccttAAACAAGACTGTGAAGTTTCCATAAATTTTTGGAAACCTTTTTACAGTTGGGGTCGCCGCACAGCATTCTGCGTCTTTTCTGGGTTTGCTGGTGCACTCGGAATCATCAAGTCATTTGCGCCAAATTATCAGTTATACCTCGCAATGGAATTCTTCGAAGCCGCACTTGGTTACGGATTTAACAGCGCCGCCTACGTCATGAGTATgttgatgtaaatatatattaattttagttctaCATAAGTTGAAGTAAAGGTTCTCTTTAAAATCCTTAAAATTTATTGGCTGTATGTACACTTCTTAAAGCGGTAACTTTTTGGTTTAGTGGTAGAGCTCGCGCGTCCTTCTTTGCGCGCGGCATTTGCGTGTGCGACCGGTGTCGGTTACGGGCTCGGCGGCGTCCTGTTTGCATTCATTGCAAGCGGCATCCCTTATTGGCGAGATTTACTTCGTACTATCCATACACCCGCATTGCTTTTCCCaatatattggtttttattgGACGAGAGCATGCGCTGGCTGCACGCCACGCGGCGAACAGATCGCGCTTTAACTGTTATACGCAAAGTAGCACGATGGAATAAAGTATGTATtggtttctttataataaaatatgatgtattaaattatgtttaagtaAAGACTATTAATTCCTAGATTACTTTGGATGAAGATCTTTTGACGGCCGCGGGCGAAACAAACGATGTTGAAGTAAAATCTGAGGGAAACCCATGGTTCAGCTTGATAAAGTCACGTGTGCTGATGCTACGATTCGCAGCATGTTCATGGTGCTGGGTATCAGCCTCTTTCGTTTACTACGGACTTACCATAAGCTCAGTGTCCGTGTCTGGAGATAAATACACCAACTTCGCGCTTACCATGGCAATGGAGATCGTCGCATCACTACTTATTATGATGGCATTGGAACGGTTTGGTCGGAAACGATGTATATTTGTGGCATTTTTACTGTGTGGGATATCTTGTGTAACTCCATATTTTACTTGTAAGTTTATGTGATCCATTTATCGCGTATACGTTTATGAAAGTCCGGCAACCTAACGCTTCAATCATTACAGCGCATGCAGGCACAGGACTGGGACTATTCTTTGTAGGTAAACTGGCGATAACCTTTGCCTTTAACTCTTTGTACGTGTTCACGACAGAGCTGTTCCCGACAGGGGTGCGCTCCTCTGCACTCGCCGCCGTCTCGCTCGTCGGACGCCTCGGCTCTATACTCGCGCCGCAAACGCCTCTCCTAGTAAGTACTGTTTGATATGTCCGTACAGCACTATTAACAAGTATACTTAGTACGTATTTATTGAAAAGTATTACAAAAAGAAGAATAGGTACATGTAGTTGTCATTGTCGCCAGAGTGTTTCCGTACAAGCAATATTATACGGCGCATGCTCGGGATCCGCGGCTCTGGTGGTGCTGTGCATACCGGAGACGCGTCGCGTACCGCTGCCTCAACATATAAGGAATGCAGAGAAACTGCGCACCCCTGAACCCACTCTCGTGATACCCACTTCTACACACCTTTAAATATGAATTGACGACCTGAACACATGAGGTAAAGGCGATGATCAGTAAGAAATCGTCGAGGCTGTGGCCCTGTCGCTATCGACTGACTATTCTAATGACTAATGAGATTtttgtgaatatataataatataaaatataatttttaatacatttcctATTTAATTAGTTGTATAAGCTATATAAACTTTTGAATGcggattacatttttattaattaggaacAGACTTGTTATGTAAAAAACAAGATCTTGgaaaactttgaaatattttatcttcgACAACGATAGTGATAATCTTGTTCTATTTTAATACTTATCTCGATAAAAACTCTCGTAACTGTTCATCGAGGTACGTTCTTGCTGTGCTCAGGTTTtagacaaatttattattagtccATCTGCAAAGGTGATTGTTATTTTTCACAAAAATCCCgatttactaattatataaaaccgcTGAATTCATTATCATTAATACTTCTAAAAATTACCCTCATATTGAGACGAGGCTGGTCAATGATAATTGACAGCTGCTTGAAATTAATTTCCTGAAACAGAGCTTGATGCACGTCGAACCAACACGTTTCATGACACtagacttttataataatatcattgtaaGTTGCGCTTATTTTTGTAAGTACTCAGCGTAATGTCAACTTTActaaattttgataaatgtaatttatgtaatgtaaagCTATGGACGGGCCCGACTGGGTGCCGCTTGGTACCGATATCATTACCTTCTAtcgctgtgttccggtttagtTTGTACACTTACAGTTTTATCAAAAAGtcaaataatcaaatcaaaatattattattcaaatacattttacaagTTCTTATGAGTCGTCAAACACTACCACTTTTATTTCTAGCCAACTAACCATCATGCGGCATTTGCTTGAAATCCGTCctaaagtaataaatacttaagaattcaaaatatacctattaagtataaaactgtgataataaaatatacctttaGTTTTAGATGGTTTTTATTATGTGTAAATATGGTTAAGGGGTTGACGTATTGCAAGACTACACTCTCTTTATACAAAGTACGAacatttgatttgaaaaatctTCAAATGCAATATCTGATGACAAATGACATTTGAGACGacgctttataaatataatttttgcaaAGTGAAGATAAGctggttttattttctttctaacGTTTCTTTAGTTGCGATAAAATACTAAAGACGATATCTGACATCGCTGCTAAACGATATTCTCGAAGTAAAGAGATCAggtttaaacaataatatagtcATGTATGTTCAACgttttccatttatttaaataaaacattcaattgaccctgtttgtttattttattgcttcAACTATCACCTTAAATACccttaattttaaagtttaacaaaaatatagcaaataacttattattgtatgtatttggGGAGATAGCGAACGATGATATAcgatgataaataaatacatataaacgatcatataaaagtaaaaaataacacttcgacttgtactatttttttttttttaatattttgtttacatgctttaaaatgtttataataaaaatatttataatttatcgaaTAAGAATACTTATCTACATAAATAAAGTAcagactttattaaaaaaatttctaataataaacaaataaaacttaaagtaaGAATAGTTCTCCAGACCCTGTAAAGTCTTCTATCTTTAGTTCCCGCGCCACCTATCCAAAATACCCATGATgtcctatataataataatatataatatgtaaaatattattattgtaatattttgatccctgtttggtcgaaataaatgtttttattattattattatattcacttAGCACCGTATATGAACATTTCTGCAAAGGCTCTCAGGGCACATACTACCGCTTGCGGGCAGGAAGCGTCCAGGTAGTAGTTTAGTGTGGAGCAGGCCTAAATgtatgtttactggtggtagggctttgtgcaagctcgtctgggtaggtaccacccactcatcagatattctaccgcaaaacagcagtacttgatattgttgtgttccggtttgaagggtgagtgagccagtgtaattacaggcacaagggacataaaatcttagttcccaaggttggtggcgcattggatatgtaagcgatggttgacatttcttacaatgccaatgtctaagggcgttggtgaccacttaccatcaggtggcccatatgctcgtccgccttcctattttataaaaaaaaaatgtatataatactcGTAACGAACTACTAACAAACACTCAGTCTTATCACTGTTTTGTCGACGTGCGTCGTCGCTTATACAGCTACCTGGTGGTAGGTAATTGTACAAGCCCGGCGGTCATCGTCGTCGTCAACGTCGATATATTTCGTATTGCactaaatattatcttaaccCTTACATATTATTGTGGAATTACCCTGACATCGCTCAGCTACCTTCaaaatatctctatatataaaatataccaatTATATAGCAATTACCATTTACGAACGATTATATTAACACGGTCGTACACATTTTATATGAAGTAACTTAATATAGTGAAtaactttacattttaaattacagtTTATTACCTgcctatataatacatttataaaattgtggCTCATTTgcttctttactttttttattcaatttttttcagTCACAGTGGGtcgtttacaaaaatatttaagtatttgaaCGTAAAACAGATTATCACACGAAATAAGTGTCACAATTACGAAACTATAAACAAATCGTTTATACATAgcttaaatatatcatattcttGTTGTAAGGTTCAATGAACTCGACCGTTTGAAAACATACGTCCCCGTCATGCTCCGGCGTCCACAGCGGCAGT
Coding sequences within:
- the LOC126772144 gene encoding organic cation transporter protein-like, whose product is MAKATDAAGACDASAHDDVFIQNKDNETIPMTINNYIMKTESDTESEKVKGDQKMLSVSNNVKKKNNNSDESISETDSDIKKENRNELQRDDRDIMFVNEAPSGARYVDDNNEDKYTSQNCRHIKHNNYKEFDNVIINNIGEGGKKCNAPSKKNFQDSAEALEHTLVQLGHFGLYQRYALFLLCVPNLFSAMYSLNYVFVADQVPFRCLIKECEGQGSNFNSTTIQELLPEDQCRRYEPVSPDQLSCAREDYLNTTASCKSFLYENMDTIYAEFGLACNEWQRTLVGTVRNAALPFALIFTGYLSDGWGRRTAFCVFSGFAGALGIIKSFAPNYQLYLAMEFFEAALGYGFNSAAYVMMVELARPSLRAAFACATGVGYGLGGVLFAFIASGIPYWRDLLRTIHTPALLFPIYWFLLDESMRWLHATRRTDRALTVIRKVARWNKITLDEDLLTAAGETNDVEVKSEGNPWFSLIKSRVLMLRFAACSWCWVSASFVYYGLTISSVSVSGDKYTNFALTMAMEIVASLLIMMALERFGRKRCIFVAFLLCGISCVTPYFTSHAGTGLGLFFVGKLAITFAFNSLYVFTTELFPTGVRSSALAAVSLVGRLGSILAPQTPLLSVSVQAILYGACSGSAALVVLCIPETRRVPLPQHIRNAEKLRTPEPTLVIPTSTHL